Proteins found in one Bernardetia sp. MNP-M8 genomic segment:
- a CDS encoding transcriptional repressor gives MVNKKLEHKLESKSIKPTAMRLLILQYLIEQTTTVSLSDIEMAFERSDKSTIFRTLKTFEKSKLIHSIEDGTGHLKYALCLEGCSCSPIDLHYHFHCNKCKETFCLTTLSIPYIELPKNFEMQQANMVIKGICANCKI, from the coding sequence ATGGTAAATAAAAAATTAGAACACAAACTCGAAAGCAAATCAATAAAGCCAACAGCAATGAGGCTACTTATTTTGCAATATCTTATAGAACAGACAACAACAGTTTCTTTAAGTGATATAGAAATGGCATTTGAAAGATCAGACAAAAGCACTATTTTTAGAACATTAAAAACCTTCGAGAAATCCAAACTAATACATAGCATTGAAGATGGTACAGGTCATTTAAAATATGCTCTATGCTTAGAAGGATGCAGTTGTTCTCCAATAGATTTACACTATCATTTTCATTGTAATAAATGCAAAGAAACATTTTGTCTAACAACTCTAAGCATTCCTTATATAGAACTCCCCAAGAATTTTGAGATGCAACAAGCCAATATGGTTATAAAAGGAATTTGTGCAAATTGTAAAATATAA